One Poecilia reticulata strain Guanapo linkage group LG4, Guppy_female_1.0+MT, whole genome shotgun sequence genomic window carries:
- the cist1 gene encoding putative LOC729966 homolog isoform X2, which produces MPAAMHLTVLLSLLTATAYCVSSTVTATSASYTTQSLATSSTVKTSTVTPQLQTTTQTTTDLTSASPQTTTAEQTGPSSAPLNTTVSQTSNETVTWNQTVLLTSESLNVTAGTSGNKTSSDISGNKENYNLAENPGLVAVICIFTIVFGLLLVVMTVKCVRSSRSNFERLEDVPMGKVNEASPFAHYTK; this is translated from the exons ATGCCGGCAGCGATGCACCTCACTGTCCTGCTTTCCCTGCTCACAGCGACAGCCTACTGCG TTTCCTCTACTGTGACGGCTACGAGTGCTTCCTACACAACCCAGAGCTTAGCAACGTCATCCACAGTGAAAACATCAACCGTCACACCCCAGCTTCAAACAACGACGCAGACGACCACCGACCTTACTTCAGCTTCACCACAGACTACCACAGCAGAGCAGACCGGCCCGAGCAGCGCGCCCCTGAACACAACGGTCAGCCAAACGTCCAACGAGACCGTCACTTGGAACCAGACGGTCCTGCTGACGTCCGAGTCGCTGAATGTCACAGCTGGTACCTCGGGAAACAAAACCAGTTCAG ATATTTCAGGCAATAAGGAAAATTACAACTTGGCGGAAAATCCTGGCCTGGTGGCCGTCATCTGCATCTTTACTATTGTCTTTGGCCTCTTGCTGGTGGTTATGACGGTGAAATGCGTCAGATCGTCGAGGTCCAACTTTGAGAGGCTCGAAGACGTTCCCATG GGTAAAGTGAACGAAGCCTCTCCCTTCGCTCACTACACAAAATGA
- the cist1 gene encoding putative LOC729966 homolog isoform X1, producing the protein MPAAMHLTVLLSLLTATAYCESPVSSTVTATSASYTTQSLATSSTVKTSTVTPQLQTTTQTTTDLTSASPQTTTAEQTGPSSAPLNTTVSQTSNETVTWNQTVLLTSESLNVTAGTSGNKTSSDISGNKENYNLAENPGLVAVICIFTIVFGLLLVVMTVKCVRSSRSNFERLEDVPMGKVNEASPFAHYTK; encoded by the exons ATGCCGGCAGCGATGCACCTCACTGTCCTGCTTTCCCTGCTCACAGCGACAGCCTACTGCG AGAGCCCAGTTTCCTCTACTGTGACGGCTACGAGTGCTTCCTACACAACCCAGAGCTTAGCAACGTCATCCACAGTGAAAACATCAACCGTCACACCCCAGCTTCAAACAACGACGCAGACGACCACCGACCTTACTTCAGCTTCACCACAGACTACCACAGCAGAGCAGACCGGCCCGAGCAGCGCGCCCCTGAACACAACGGTCAGCCAAACGTCCAACGAGACCGTCACTTGGAACCAGACGGTCCTGCTGACGTCCGAGTCGCTGAATGTCACAGCTGGTACCTCGGGAAACAAAACCAGTTCAG ATATTTCAGGCAATAAGGAAAATTACAACTTGGCGGAAAATCCTGGCCTGGTGGCCGTCATCTGCATCTTTACTATTGTCTTTGGCCTCTTGCTGGTGGTTATGACGGTGAAATGCGTCAGATCGTCGAGGTCCAACTTTGAGAGGCTCGAAGACGTTCCCATG GGTAAAGTGAACGAAGCCTCTCCCTTCGCTCACTACACAAAATGA